From Microcystis aeruginosa NIES-2549, a single genomic window includes:
- a CDS encoding GUN4 domain-containing protein, with protein MTYKKIAIYEQSYQLPVFKNRYLKNFQKIIKERRKLIQEGVRYHYYFGKIIKRKEKITQQEILIETQLLIKDYNLLINGLEIYQDGYYRFLLQLSDNLKILFSQKYQELKILDYERIKLEIKNNNNQNILDQLKLEKQENFRAILLLGKTSFLMLRKTKLLGEGVQKLAEDTQKQKKIVQAIIQELKIYEELNHYQLKSQRVRQEIADLAQNAINFENYLQDYFAPFQLLIEEVIKVDEEFYATVGEIKYLVDNIFIPQPDLLETSDSAINSEFLLNFLATGYEKEARLKDAFSSDQFNDYLFTESEWSAQFISLEKTINKLSDHLAEQEACQKDTRSKNPPAIVVSQFTQNNIDKSSTSKNPQTSPNILTQESADLDYNQLQDLLRQQQWQAADRQTTKLLLKILGRTYWNEVYPQDIAQLPCSELKKIDQLWLHYSNGHFGFSIQQAIFSSLGGLVDYETQKKLGDRLGWRKEGQWLNYEQLNFQLEPNSPLGHLPVHWLIFEENLCYPSAEVADHQNSVAFWRVGNWLLWQLHLVFSKIQACGIIPLSDF; from the coding sequence ATGACCTATAAAAAAATTGCCATTTATGAGCAAAGCTATCAACTTCCTGTTTTTAAAAATAGATACTTAAAAAATTTTCAGAAAATCATCAAGGAACGTCGGAAATTAATTCAAGAAGGAGTTCGCTACCATTACTATTTTGGTAAGATTATTAAACGAAAAGAAAAAATTACTCAACAAGAAATCTTGATCGAGACTCAGTTATTAATTAAAGACTATAATTTATTAATTAATGGACTAGAAATCTATCAAGACGGATATTATCGTTTTTTACTCCAACTCAGTGACAATCTCAAAATTTTATTTTCCCAAAAATATCAAGAATTAAAAATCTTAGACTACGAGAGAATAAAGTTAGAAATTAAAAATAATAATAATCAAAATATTCTCGATCAACTCAAGTTGGAAAAACAGGAAAATTTTCGGGCAATTTTGCTACTGGGAAAAACATCTTTTTTGATGTTGAGAAAAACTAAATTACTAGGGGAAGGAGTTCAGAAATTAGCCGAGGATACTCAAAAGCAGAAAAAAATTGTGCAAGCAATTATTCAAGAACTCAAAATTTATGAGGAATTAAATCATTATCAACTCAAATCTCAACGAGTTCGCCAAGAAATTGCTGATCTTGCCCAAAATGCGATTAATTTTGAAAACTACTTACAGGACTATTTTGCTCCTTTTCAATTATTAATAGAAGAAGTCATTAAGGTGGATGAAGAATTTTATGCAACAGTTGGAGAAATTAAGTATTTGGTAGATAATATTTTTATACCTCAGCCTGATCTGTTAGAAACCTCAGATTCAGCAATAAATTCTGAGTTTTTGCTGAATTTTCTGGCGACTGGTTACGAGAAAGAAGCAAGGTTAAAAGATGCTTTTTCTTCTGATCAATTTAATGATTACTTATTCACTGAAAGTGAATGGTCAGCACAATTTATTTCCCTAGAAAAAACCATCAATAAATTATCTGATCATTTAGCAGAACAAGAGGCTTGTCAAAAAGACACTAGGTCAAAAAATCCCCCGGCAATAGTTGTTTCTCAATTCACTCAAAACAATATTGACAAATCTTCTACTTCCAAAAATCCCCAGACTTCCCCAAATATCTTAACTCAAGAATCGGCGGATCTTGATTATAATCAATTACAAGATTTGCTAAGACAGCAACAGTGGCAAGCGGCCGATCGCCAAACGACTAAACTACTATTGAAAATTTTGGGTAGGACCTACTGGAATGAGGTTTATCCTCAAGATATTGCTCAATTACCTTGTTCGGAACTGAAAAAAATTGATCAACTTTGGCTGCATTATAGTAATGGTCATTTCGGGTTTAGTATTCAGCAGGCTATTTTCTCTAGTCTCGGTGGTTTAGTGGATTATGAAACCCAAAAGAAACTAGGCGATCGCCTAGGTTGGCGGAAGGAAGGTCAATGGCTCAATTATGAGCAACTAAACTTTCAATTAGAGCCGAATTCTCCCCTCGGTCATTTACCGGTTCATTGGTTGATTTTTGAGGAAAATCTTTGTTATCCATCTGCCGAGGTGGCTGACCATCAAAACTCCGTGGCTTTCTGGAGAGTTGGCAATTGGTTATTGTGGCAACTTCACCTCGTTTTCAGCAAAATTCAAGCCTGTGGAATTATTCCTCTGTCTGACTTTTAA
- a CDS encoding phospholipase effector Tle1 domain-containing protein, which produces MAEQRSVLKFNGIDDHIDLSHGFLDIDQSITITFWAKGENNLATETTLLEAVNQENNRVLHITLPWGDSVKPAIFWDAGNEEGFDRIEKKVKLKDYNNWTHWAFVKNATTGRMLIYRNGIIWHRGNGHNRALTGVEKIILGASVNLSHYWQGCLAELSLWNQARSQEEIQKAMYQSPRVDDLGLVTYLSLNGSAEDQTSYSNHGILYGTTWQLDSLPSKPTSIPKSKIQTSSKARKNARRITMVNAIFNSLEETEVVEQAVQAENQEPSQEENPESIIIPEEAALPKNEIEEITETAISEPDILTYSNQKKRLIICCDGSWEDSTSAYPTNVVKFAESIKYIAEDQTPQIVFLSGSGTPEDNEFIKSLGNETFGWGLDRMIQDAYRFLVLNYNPTTEDEIYLLGFSRGAYIVRCLASFIDKCGILKRSKIKEIPLAYQLYRDHTVSSDSAKAQQFRAANAKKIETEKEDFQDRIPVKMLGCWDTVGNFGIPDLTPWFPLAKFYHKKYEFSNTKLSPIIQNAFHAVAIDEKRKNFPSTPIKANPENPEQVVKEVLFVGEHTCLGGGKKEYQGLSDYPLQWMINQAKKLGLEFDSTTSEFEEFPIKLDPTIKFDNTVKGLSALGGEQWRYFNAKVVTVHHSVVKRLKAFSDYRPKSLEPFLQALLDGDQQTD; this is translated from the coding sequence ATGGCTGAACAACGCTCTGTACTAAAATTTAATGGCATTGATGATCATATTGATTTATCCCACGGATTTCTTGACATCGATCAGAGTATTACCATTACATTTTGGGCAAAAGGGGAAAATAATTTAGCTACAGAAACCACTCTTTTAGAAGCTGTTAATCAGGAAAATAACCGCGTTCTACATATTACCTTGCCCTGGGGCGATTCCGTTAAACCTGCGATTTTTTGGGATGCGGGTAATGAAGAAGGTTTCGATCGAATTGAAAAAAAAGTCAAGCTTAAAGATTATAATAATTGGACTCATTGGGCTTTTGTCAAAAATGCGACCACGGGCCGAATGCTGATCTATCGCAATGGTATCATTTGGCATCGTGGCAACGGTCATAACCGTGCCTTAACGGGGGTTGAAAAAATCATCTTGGGAGCCTCTGTTAATCTCTCCCATTATTGGCAAGGTTGTCTTGCAGAACTTTCTCTTTGGAATCAAGCGCGTAGCCAAGAAGAAATCCAAAAAGCGATGTATCAATCTCCCCGGGTTGATGACCTTGGCTTAGTTACTTATTTATCACTCAATGGCAGTGCCGAGGATCAAACAAGTTATAGCAATCATGGTATTCTTTATGGGACAACCTGGCAACTAGATAGTCTTCCCTCTAAACCGACCTCGATCCCTAAATCAAAAATTCAGACTAGCAGTAAAGCTAGAAAGAATGCCAGAAGGATAACAATGGTCAACGCAATTTTTAATTCCCTGGAAGAAACCGAAGTGGTTGAACAGGCTGTTCAAGCTGAAAATCAAGAACCTTCCCAGGAAGAGAATCCAGAATCAATTATAATCCCTGAAGAAGCTGCTCTTCCCAAAAATGAAATTGAGGAGATTACTGAAACTGCAATTTCTGAACCGGATATCCTCACTTATTCAAACCAGAAAAAACGGTTAATTATTTGCTGTGATGGTTCTTGGGAAGACTCTACCAGTGCTTACCCCACCAATGTGGTTAAATTCGCCGAATCTATTAAGTATATTGCCGAGGATCAAACCCCACAAATCGTCTTTTTGTCAGGTTCTGGCACCCCCGAAGATAACGAATTTATTAAAAGTTTAGGGAATGAAACTTTTGGCTGGGGCCTTGATCGAATGATTCAAGATGCCTATCGTTTTCTTGTCCTTAACTACAATCCCACAACCGAGGATGAAATTTATTTGTTAGGTTTTAGTCGAGGCGCATATATCGTTCGTTGTTTGGCTAGTTTTATCGATAAATGTGGAATCCTAAAACGCTCTAAGATTAAAGAAATTCCCCTAGCTTATCAACTATATCGAGACCACACCGTTAGTTCCGATAGTGCCAAAGCTCAACAATTCCGTGCCGCTAATGCTAAAAAAATTGAGACAGAAAAGGAAGATTTTCAAGATCGTATTCCAGTTAAGATGTTAGGTTGTTGGGATACAGTTGGCAATTTTGGTATTCCTGATTTAACTCCTTGGTTTCCCCTGGCTAAGTTTTATCATAAAAAATATGAATTTAGTAACACAAAATTAAGTCCGATTATCCAGAATGCTTTTCATGCTGTTGCCATTGATGAAAAACGGAAAAACTTCCCTTCCACTCCGATAAAAGCCAATCCAGAAAATCCCGAACAAGTTGTCAAAGAAGTTTTATTTGTGGGTGAACATACCTGTCTAGGTGGTGGCAAAAAAGAATATCAAGGACTTTCCGATTACCCGTTACAATGGATGATTAATCAAGCCAAAAAATTGGGATTAGAGTTTGACTCAACCACCTCTGAATTTGAGGAATTCCCAATTAAACTAGACCCGACCATCAAGTTCGATAATACTGTTAAAGGATTGTCGGCCTTGGGAGGTGAGCAATGGCGATATTTCAATGCCAAAGTTGTCACTGTTCATCACAGTGTGGTAAAACGATTAAAGGCTTTTTCCGATTATCGTCCTAAAAGTCTTGAACCTTTTCTTCAAGCTTTACTTGACGGCGATCAACAGACAGATTAA
- a CDS encoding DUF6014 family protein: MNQTLVNQQQFFQEIVQDIEQNKIAIAAKKLRQQEADSCEIPAQWLWKTAEALETNDWSILSEDFINLNFIGKNGYFLMIAPYRINRQGERQLTLSAIYGKIHQNSQPSIEQLESLTREKFGSLRQPIPRNLSFTEIASCGTIKGEKGEAFIVPHRWTFPNSVQGPALNNASEQKRRFSGSSYECIRKIFEPETADLLLGPLEDQINGERYRHLDTQFHEAGHASGLGFDLKLKNKLFQNYTYAGVEEWRSDSLGFEFADCALPAEEAGKLVAVNFCIRFGLDAHRLGGLEKDVDVHASLISLEYLLQNDAIYLTKNGQLSLRNISYPGLLKAVEIHRTKALSLTRRELNLNSPTGLFALYKVEIHPATQLIFQGLIVERCRGIWSELQ; this comes from the coding sequence ATGAATCAAACTCTGGTCAATCAACAACAGTTCTTCCAAGAAATCGTCCAAGATATCGAACAAAATAAAATTGCGATTGCGGCGAAAAAACTGCGTCAACAGGAAGCAGATAGCTGTGAAATTCCGGCTCAGTGGCTGTGGAAAACAGCAGAGGCTTTAGAAACCAACGACTGGAGCATTTTATCAGAAGATTTCATTAATCTGAATTTTATCGGCAAAAATGGTTATTTTCTGATGATTGCTCCCTATCGCATCAATCGTCAGGGAGAACGACAACTCACTTTGAGTGCGATTTACGGAAAAATTCACCAAAATAGTCAACCTTCTATCGAACAACTAGAAAGCTTAACTCGTGAAAAATTTGGCAGTCTAAGACAACCGATTCCCAGAAATTTATCCTTTACTGAAATTGCCAGTTGTGGCACGATTAAAGGTGAAAAGGGGGAGGCTTTTATCGTTCCCCATAGGTGGACTTTTCCCAATAGTGTTCAAGGGCCAGCTTTAAATAATGCCAGTGAGCAAAAAAGACGCTTTTCTGGCTCTAGCTACGAATGTATCCGAAAAATTTTTGAGCCAGAAACGGCCGATTTACTATTAGGACCCCTAGAGGATCAAATTAATGGTGAACGCTATCGTCATCTCGATACCCAATTCCATGAAGCGGGTCATGCTAGTGGGTTGGGATTTGACTTGAAACTCAAAAATAAACTGTTTCAAAACTATACCTATGCCGGAGTCGAGGAGTGGCGCTCAGATAGTTTAGGCTTTGAATTTGCCGATTGTGCTTTACCTGCCGAAGAAGCGGGAAAATTAGTCGCTGTTAATTTCTGCATTCGCTTTGGTTTAGATGCTCACCGTTTAGGGGGTTTAGAAAAAGATGTGGATGTCCACGCTAGTTTGATCAGCTTGGAATATCTCTTGCAGAATGATGCTATTTATCTCACAAAAAATGGTCAATTGTCCCTGCGTAATATTAGTTATCCAGGCTTACTAAAAGCGGTGGAAATACACCGAACAAAAGCTTTATCTCTAACGCGAAGGGAGTTGAATCTAAATAGTCCAACAGGTCTTTTTGCTCTGTATAAAGTAGAGATTCATCCCGCAACCCAATTAATTTTTCAGGGACTAATTGTAGAGCGATGCCGCGGAATTTGGTCAGAGTTACAATAA